In a genomic window of Bacteroidota bacterium:
- a CDS encoding superoxide dismutase yields the protein MPFTLPNLPYPHDALEPHIDKTTMEIHHGKHHGAYVTNLNKAIEGTEWENKTIEQILANISTLPVAVRNNGGGHYNHSMFWNWMKPKGGGVPSGDLGDAITRDFGSFDKFKEQLSAAGMTRFGSGWAWLIKQGGKLAVTSTPNQDNPMMDIADVKGTPILGIDVWEHAYYLKYQNRRADYLAAFWNVVNWDEAAKRFAAK from the coding sequence ATGCCATTCACACTGCCCAATCTCCCTTATCCACACGACGCCCTCGAGCCCCACATCGACAAGACGACGATGGAAATCCATCACGGCAAGCATCACGGGGCGTATGTCACGAACCTGAACAAAGCCATCGAAGGGACGGAGTGGGAAAATAAAACCATCGAACAAATCCTTGCCAACATCTCGACGCTCCCGGTGGCCGTCCGCAACAACGGAGGCGGGCATTATAACCACTCGATGTTCTGGAACTGGATGAAGCCGAAAGGAGGAGGGGTTCCTTCGGGAGACCTCGGCGATGCGATTACACGGGATTTCGGCTCCTTCGATAAATTCAAGGAGCAACTTTCCGCCGCCGGCATGACCCGCTTCGGATCGGGCTGGGCGTGGCTGATCAAGCAGGGCGGCAAGCTTGCCGTCACCTCGACTCCGAATCAGGATAATCCGATGATGGATATCGCCGATGTCAAGGGGACTCCGATCCTCGGAATCGACGTGTGGGAGCACGCCTATTACCTGAAGTACCAGAACCGGAGGGCCGACTACCTTGCGGCATTCTGGAACGTCGTGAACTGGGACGAGGCGGCAAAACGATTCGCCGCGAAGTGA
- a CDS encoding iron-sulfur cluster assembly accessory protein, whose protein sequence is MPELEIATKPKLNEEITLTAKAAEQIATIRKQNNIPESHGLRLGVKGGGCSGLSYVLGFDAESKPGDKVFEMHGITVFIDPKSLFYLSGTQLDFQDGLNGKGFVFNNPQATKTCGCGSSFGV, encoded by the coding sequence GTGCCTGAACTGGAAATCGCTACGAAGCCGAAATTGAACGAAGAGATCACGTTGACCGCGAAGGCGGCCGAGCAGATCGCGACGATCCGAAAACAGAACAATATCCCCGAGAGTCACGGCTTGCGCCTCGGAGTCAAGGGGGGAGGGTGCTCCGGCCTCAGCTATGTTCTCGGATTTGACGCCGAGTCGAAACCGGGTGACAAGGTGTTCGAGATGCATGGAATTACGGTCTTCATCGATCCGAAGAGCCTCTTCTACCTCTCGGGAACCCAGCTCGATTTTCAGGACGGGCTGAACGGCAAGGGATTCGTCTTCAACAATCCCCAGGCGACGAAAACCTGCGGATGCGGGAGCTCGTTCGGAGTCTAG
- a CDS encoding SUF system Fe-S cluster assembly protein, with protein sequence MLNSIEKSVIEAQVIEALRACFDPEIPVNIYELGLIYGVAIDENGLVDVKMTLTSPHCPAAQSLPPEVEGRVKNVPGVTGAKVEVVWDPPWNPSMMSEAAKLELGMF encoded by the coding sequence GTGCTAAATAGCATTGAAAAAAGCGTTATCGAGGCGCAAGTCATCGAAGCCCTGCGGGCCTGTTTCGATCCGGAGATTCCCGTCAATATTTATGAGCTCGGATTGATTTACGGGGTCGCCATCGACGAGAACGGCCTGGTGGACGTGAAGATGACGCTCACATCCCCCCATTGCCCGGCGGCGCAATCTCTCCCTCCCGAAGTGGAAGGGAGAGTGAAAAACGTCCCCGGAGTGACGGGTGCGAAGGTGGAAGTGGTGTGGGATCCGCCCTGGAACCCCTCCATGATGTCCGAGGCGGCAAAACTGGAACTTGGAATGTTTTAA
- a CDS encoding SUF system NifU family Fe-S cluster assembly protein: MSALRELYQEVILDHNKSPRNFRKMEDANRTVEGYNPLCGDHYTVFLKLEEGVIADVSFEGTGCAISKASASVMSQAVKGKSKSEAELLFDKFQKLVTGALDGSDHLENLGKLAAFSGVSEFPARVKCAMLAWHTLHAALASKEAVVSTE; this comes from the coding sequence ATGTCGGCGCTCCGGGAACTCTACCAGGAAGTCATACTCGATCACAACAAGAGCCCGAGGAACTTCCGCAAGATGGAGGATGCGAACCGCACCGTCGAGGGGTATAATCCCCTCTGCGGAGATCACTATACGGTGTTCCTGAAGCTGGAAGAGGGCGTCATCGCCGACGTGAGCTTTGAAGGGACCGGATGCGCGATCTCCAAGGCCTCCGCATCCGTGATGAGCCAGGCTGTGAAAGGGAAGTCGAAGTCCGAAGCGGAGCTGCTCTTTGATAAATTTCAGAAGCTCGTCACCGGGGCCCTCGATGGGAGCGATCATCTCGAGAATCTCGGAAAGCTTGCCGCATTTTCCGGTGTCTCAGAATTTCCGGCCCGGGTGAAATGTGCGATGCTCGCCTGGCACACGCTTCACGCGGCCCTCGCTTCGAAGGAAGCGGTCGTTTCGACCGAGTAG
- a CDS encoding cysteine desulfurase, with translation MRALDDIVIPHPAGTSFDVARIRADFPILKQQVNGKPLVYLDNAATSQKPQAVIDAMNRFYLEENSNIHRGVHTLSDKATQSYEDARVRIQKFINASDRREIIFVRSTTEGINLVARSYGSSHLREGDEVIISAMEHHSNIVPWQLICAERGARLRIIPINDAGELDLGAYDKLLNERTKLVAIGHVSNALGTINPIEEMIKTAHSRGVPVLVDGAQAVPHMRVDVRALDCDFYAFSGHKMFGPTGIGILYGKRKHLEELPPYQGGGDMIRSVTFEKTTYNDLPHKFEAGTPNISGGVGLGAAVDYLNGIDFEGAMAHERDLLKYATAALSGIEGLRIVGTAKRKAGVLSFVLDGIHPHDIGTILDDDGIAIRTGHHCAQPVMQRFGIPATARASFAFYNTLGEVDALVRGIHSVRKVLI, from the coding sequence ATGAGAGCCCTGGACGATATCGTGATCCCGCACCCGGCCGGCACCTCGTTCGATGTGGCGAGAATCAGAGCCGACTTTCCGATTTTGAAACAGCAGGTCAACGGCAAGCCGCTCGTTTACCTGGACAACGCCGCGACAAGCCAGAAGCCCCAGGCGGTCATCGACGCGATGAACCGGTTCTATCTCGAGGAGAATTCGAACATCCACCGCGGAGTGCACACGCTGAGCGACAAGGCGACGCAATCCTACGAGGACGCCCGTGTCCGGATCCAGAAGTTTATAAACGCGTCCGACCGGAGGGAAATTATTTTCGTCAGAAGTACGACCGAGGGGATCAACCTCGTCGCGCGCAGTTACGGCTCCTCGCATTTGCGCGAGGGGGACGAGGTCATCATCTCGGCGATGGAGCACCACTCCAACATCGTGCCGTGGCAACTGATTTGCGCCGAACGGGGCGCCCGGCTCCGAATCATCCCCATCAATGACGCGGGTGAGCTCGATCTCGGAGCGTACGACAAACTTCTTAATGAACGGACGAAGCTCGTCGCGATCGGACATGTCTCGAATGCGCTGGGGACGATCAATCCCATCGAAGAGATGATCAAGACGGCCCACTCCCGCGGCGTTCCGGTTCTGGTCGACGGTGCCCAGGCGGTTCCCCATATGCGGGTCGACGTGCGCGCGCTCGATTGCGACTTCTACGCCTTTTCCGGGCACAAGATGTTCGGCCCGACGGGGATCGGAATCCTGTACGGAAAACGAAAGCACCTCGAGGAGCTTCCTCCCTACCAGGGGGGCGGAGACATGATCAGGTCGGTCACGTTCGAGAAAACGACCTATAACGACCTTCCCCATAAGTTCGAGGCGGGGACGCCGAACATATCGGGGGGTGTCGGGCTCGGCGCCGCCGTCGATTACCTGAACGGCATCGATTTTGAGGGAGCGATGGCCCATGAACGGGATCTGCTGAAGTATGCGACCGCGGCCCTCTCGGGAATCGAGGGCCTGCGCATCGTCGGGACGGCGAAGAGAAAAGCGGGCGTTCTCTCATTCGTCCTCGACGGCATACACCCGCACGACATCGGAACGATCCTCGACGACGACGGAATCGCGATCCGCACAGGGCATCACTGCGCCCAGCCGGTCATGCAGCGTTTCGGGATTCCCGCAACTGCGCGCGCCTCCTTTGCGTTTTACAACACGCTCGGGGAAGTCGATGCGCTCGTCCGCGGAATTCATTCGGTGCGGAAGGTGTTAATCTGA
- the sufD gene encoding Fe-S cluster assembly protein SufD, with protein sequence MSQPVNNQGKMSGENPDSIRRASDRVSGGAAAKSWYLSAFEAFEKGLNGEASSGIHAIRRAAIARFAALGFPTTHDEEWKYTDVSSLAAVRFRLPSPSGLDSVTPEQLEPFLFGSSSPNTLVWINGHFSGRHSVLARTPANGVRVESLAAAMKSGGAELTAHLGKYASYQDNAFTALSTAFFQDGALVSVPDGTVLEDPIHLLFVSSDAGGPMVSHPRNLFLIGRNCQLSILESHRSLTPGACFTNGVSEIRLGENSVLEYHQLQDERDLSYHVGMTHAHQERNSNFISHSISLGGSLVRNNIVAVLDGEGAECTLNGLYLTTGNQHVDNHTLIDHAKPHCNSHELYKGILDGTSRGVFNGKIMVRKDAQKTDAKQTNKNLVLSDGASIDTKPQLEIFASDVKCTHGATIGQLDEEAVFYLRSRGIGGDHARDMLIDAFAGDVVDRIKILPVRDRLHEIIHLRLETGRKTRERK encoded by the coding sequence ATGAGCCAACCAGTCAACAATCAGGGCAAGATGAGCGGGGAGAATCCGGATTCGATCCGGCGGGCTTCAGATCGTGTTTCCGGCGGGGCGGCCGCAAAGAGCTGGTATCTCTCCGCCTTCGAGGCGTTCGAGAAGGGGCTCAACGGGGAAGCCTCCTCGGGCATCCATGCCATCCGGCGGGCGGCGATCGCCCGCTTCGCGGCGCTGGGTTTTCCGACAACCCATGACGAGGAGTGGAAATATACCGATGTCTCATCGCTGGCCGCCGTCCGGTTCCGGCTCCCCTCCCCGTCCGGACTTGATTCGGTCACGCCGGAGCAACTCGAACCTTTCCTGTTCGGAAGCTCTTCGCCGAACACGCTGGTCTGGATCAACGGTCATTTTTCGGGCAGGCACTCCGTCCTCGCACGAACTCCCGCGAACGGCGTCAGGGTGGAAAGCCTGGCAGCGGCCATGAAAAGCGGCGGAGCGGAATTGACGGCGCACCTCGGGAAGTACGCATCGTATCAGGACAACGCGTTTACCGCCCTGAGCACCGCCTTTTTCCAGGACGGCGCTCTCGTCTCGGTCCCCGACGGGACGGTTCTTGAAGATCCGATTCACCTCCTCTTCGTTTCGTCGGATGCCGGCGGCCCGATGGTTTCTCACCCCCGAAATCTTTTTCTGATCGGGCGGAATTGCCAGCTTTCCATCCTGGAGAGCCACAGGAGTCTCACGCCGGGCGCATGTTTTACGAACGGGGTGAGCGAGATCCGGCTCGGGGAAAATTCCGTCCTCGAATACCACCAGCTCCAGGACGAGCGCGACCTGTCCTACCATGTCGGGATGACGCACGCGCACCAGGAACGGAACAGCAATTTCATCTCCCACTCGATTTCGCTCGGCGGGTCGCTGGTCCGGAACAACATCGTCGCGGTGCTGGACGGCGAGGGCGCGGAGTGCACCCTGAACGGTTTGTACCTGACGACCGGAAACCAGCATGTCGACAACCACACGCTGATCGATCACGCAAAACCGCATTGCAACAGCCACGAACTGTACAAAGGGATCCTGGACGGAACCTCCAGGGGCGTGTTCAACGGGAAAATCATGGTTCGCAAAGACGCGCAAAAAACCGACGCGAAGCAAACGAACAAGAACCTCGTTCTTTCCGACGGCGCGTCGATCGACACCAAGCCCCAGCTTGAAATCTTCGCGAGCGACGTGAAATGCACACACGGCGCGACGATCGGGCAGCTGGACGAGGAGGCGGTCTTCTATCTCCGGTCGCGAGGCATCGGCGGCGACCATGCCCGCGACATGCTGATCGACGCCTTCGCCGGCGATGTGGTCGACCGGATCAAGATTCTTCCGGTCCGGGACCGGCTCCACGAAATCATTCACCTGCGGCTCGAAACCGGCCGCAAGACCCGGGAGCGAAAATGA
- the sufC gene encoding Fe-S cluster assembly ATPase SufC — translation MLEIKNLHAGIQGNEILRGVDLNVGLGEVHAIMGPNGSGKSTLAQVLAGRETYGVNAGEVLYLGKDLLAMKPEDRAREGVFMAFQYPVEIPGVNNTYFLKAALNAVRKHRGLEELDAMEFLKLVREKAKSVDMDETLLNRPVNQGFSGGEKKRNEIFQMAVLEPKLAVLDETDSGLDIDALRMVAAGINKLRAKDNSIIVVTHYQRLLDYVVPDFVHVLVDGRIVKSGTKDLALELEEKGYDWVKDEASKVELAAQESR, via the coding sequence CTGCTTGAGATCAAGAACCTCCACGCGGGGATCCAGGGGAATGAGATACTTCGAGGCGTGGATTTGAACGTCGGCCTCGGCGAAGTGCATGCAATCATGGGCCCGAACGGCTCGGGCAAGAGCACGCTCGCGCAGGTCCTCGCCGGAAGAGAAACGTACGGCGTGAATGCCGGGGAAGTCCTCTACCTGGGGAAGGACCTTCTGGCGATGAAACCGGAAGACAGGGCGCGGGAAGGGGTCTTCATGGCCTTCCAGTATCCGGTGGAGATACCCGGCGTGAACAACACCTACTTCCTCAAAGCCGCCCTCAACGCCGTGCGGAAACACCGCGGTCTTGAAGAGCTCGATGCGATGGAGTTTCTCAAGCTCGTGAGGGAGAAGGCGAAATCGGTCGACATGGACGAAACCCTGTTGAACCGTCCGGTGAACCAGGGGTTCTCCGGCGGAGAAAAGAAACGGAACGAGATATTCCAGATGGCCGTGCTTGAACCGAAACTCGCGGTTCTCGACGAGACCGACTCGGGGCTCGATATCGACGCTCTCAGAATGGTCGCCGCCGGGATCAACAAATTGCGGGCGAAGGACAACTCGATCATCGTCGTGACCCACTATCAGCGCCTCCTCGACTATGTCGTTCCGGATTTCGTGCACGTTCTGGTGGACGGCCGGATCGTCAAATCGGGAACCAAGGACCTCGCACTGGAGCTGGAAGAAAAGGGGTACGACTGGGTAAAGGACGAAGCGTCGAAGGTGGAACTTGCCGCGCAGGAGAGCCGCTGA
- the sufB gene encoding Fe-S cluster assembly protein SufB encodes MTTEQKTIESLATQDYKYGFETAVEYDSVPSGLNEEIITELWRRKGEPDWMLELRLKAYRHWSKLEQTDGEPGWANIHYGPIDYQKICYYSAPKKMPKLESLDQIDPEVRRTFERLGIPLEEQKLLSGVAVDAVFDSVSVATTFRVKLAELGIIFCSMTDAIREHPALVQKYLGSVVPYTDNFFAALNAAVFTDGSFAYIPKGVRCPMELSTYFRINARNTGQFERTLIIADEGASVSYLEGCTAPMRDENQLHAAVVELVAHDNATIKYSTIQNWYPGDKEGKGGIYNFVTKRGKCAGANSKITWTQVETGAAITWKYPGCILQGDNSVGEFYSVAVVNNFQQADTGTKMIHLGKNTRSTIVSKGISAGRAQNSYRGLVRIAKNATGARNFSQCDSLLIGDLCGAHTFPYMEVKNTSSRIEHEASTSKIGEDQIFYCRQRGLSTEDAVNMIVNGFCREVFRELPMEFAVEAQKLLGISLEGSVG; translated from the coding sequence ATGACTACTGAACAGAAGACCATAGAGTCGCTTGCCACACAGGACTACAAGTACGGTTTCGAGACGGCGGTGGAGTATGATTCCGTTCCCAGCGGCCTCAACGAGGAGATCATCACGGAGCTCTGGCGCCGGAAGGGCGAGCCCGACTGGATGCTCGAGCTCAGACTGAAGGCTTACCGCCACTGGTCGAAGCTCGAACAAACGGACGGAGAGCCCGGCTGGGCGAACATCCACTACGGTCCCATCGACTATCAGAAGATCTGCTACTACTCGGCTCCGAAAAAAATGCCCAAGCTCGAGAGCCTCGACCAGATCGATCCGGAGGTCCGCCGCACGTTCGAGCGGCTGGGGATTCCCCTCGAAGAGCAAAAACTGCTCTCCGGGGTGGCGGTGGACGCGGTCTTCGACAGCGTTTCCGTGGCAACGACGTTTCGCGTAAAGCTGGCAGAACTCGGGATCATCTTTTGCTCGATGACGGATGCGATCAGGGAGCACCCGGCGCTCGTGCAGAAATACCTCGGTTCGGTGGTCCCCTACACCGACAATTTCTTCGCCGCGCTGAACGCCGCCGTCTTCACCGACGGGTCGTTCGCCTACATTCCAAAGGGCGTGCGCTGCCCCATGGAGCTCTCCACCTATTTCCGCATCAACGCGCGGAACACCGGTCAGTTCGAGCGCACGCTCATCATCGCCGATGAAGGCGCCTCGGTCAGCTACCTCGAGGGGTGCACCGCGCCCATGCGGGATGAGAATCAGCTCCACGCCGCGGTCGTCGAGCTGGTCGCGCACGACAATGCCACCATCAAGTACTCCACGATCCAGAACTGGTATCCCGGCGACAAGGAGGGAAAGGGGGGGATCTACAATTTTGTGACAAAGCGCGGAAAGTGTGCGGGCGCCAACTCGAAAATCACCTGGACCCAGGTCGAGACGGGCGCCGCGATCACCTGGAAATACCCCGGGTGCATTCTCCAGGGCGACAATTCCGTCGGCGAGTTCTATTCGGTGGCGGTGGTGAATAACTTCCAGCAGGCCGACACGGGAACGAAAATGATCCACCTGGGGAAGAACACGCGGAGCACGATCGTCTCGAAGGGGATTTCGGCGGGGCGCGCCCAGAACTCGTACCGGGGGCTCGTGAGAATAGCCAAGAACGCGACAGGCGCGCGCAATTTTTCGCAGTGCGACTCGCTGTTAATCGGCGATCTTTGCGGCGCTCACACCTTTCCCTACATGGAGGTGAAAAACACCTCTTCGAGAATCGAGCACGAGGCGTCGACGTCCAAAATCGGCGAGGATCAGATCTTTTACTGCCGGCAGAGGGGGCTTTCGACCGAGGACGCCGTCAACATGATCGTCAACGGTTTTTGCAGAGAGGTGTTTCGCGAGCTTCCGATGGAGTTTGCCGTCGAAGCGCAAAAACTTCTCGGCATCAGCCTGGAGGGAAGCGTCGGGTAA
- a CDS encoding IscS subfamily cysteine desulfurase — MKLPVYMDYHATTPVDPRVLDAMLPYFTDLFGNPASRQHRFGWVAEEAVESSRSMIAKSIGADAGEIIFTAGATEANNLALKGAAEALRQKGDHIVTVQTEHRSVLDSCRKLEKLGYRVTCLPVDGQGVVDLGQLRGALTPKTILVSVMAANNEIGTIQEIGEIGKICHQQGILFHTDATQAIGKIPLHVRDQHIDLLSCSSHKIYGPKGIGVLFVRSSTPRIRLVSQMDGGGHERGMRSGTLNVPGIVGMAKAVELCLASLHEESARLSALRDGMLDALASQLEGVCLNGHPEKRLPNNLNISFLSVDDNALMMSMKDVAVSTGSACSTADPEPSHVLKALRLPGERLHSAIRFGLGRFTTKEEVEYVVARVVEHVNELRRRSGAYRTARQNVESN; from the coding sequence ATGAAGCTGCCCGTCTACATGGACTACCACGCCACCACTCCGGTCGATCCCCGCGTTCTGGATGCAATGCTTCCCTACTTCACGGATCTCTTCGGAAACCCGGCAAGCCGGCAGCACCGCTTCGGATGGGTCGCGGAAGAGGCGGTAGAATCTTCCCGGAGCATGATCGCAAAATCGATCGGCGCAGATGCGGGGGAAATCATCTTCACCGCTGGCGCGACGGAGGCGAACAATCTGGCTCTCAAGGGTGCCGCCGAAGCGCTGAGACAAAAAGGCGACCACATCGTGACGGTTCAGACCGAACATCGCTCCGTGCTCGATTCCTGCAGGAAGCTCGAAAAACTCGGGTACCGGGTGACCTGCCTTCCGGTCGACGGACAGGGGGTGGTGGACCTCGGACAGTTGCGAGGCGCCCTGACGCCAAAGACGATTCTCGTTTCGGTCATGGCCGCCAATAACGAAATCGGGACGATCCAGGAGATCGGCGAGATCGGAAAGATTTGTCACCAGCAGGGGATCCTCTTTCACACCGATGCGACACAGGCCATCGGAAAGATTCCCCTCCATGTGAGGGATCAGCATATCGATCTTCTCTCCTGTTCCTCCCACAAGATCTACGGGCCGAAGGGGATCGGGGTGTTATTCGTCAGGAGCTCGACTCCCCGTATCAGGCTCGTAAGCCAGATGGATGGCGGAGGGCATGAGCGGGGGATGCGATCCGGCACTCTCAATGTGCCCGGAATCGTGGGGATGGCGAAGGCCGTCGAACTCTGTCTGGCCTCGCTGCACGAAGAATCCGCCCGGCTCTCGGCCCTGCGGGACGGCATGCTGGATGCGCTCGCGTCGCAACTGGAGGGAGTCTGCCTCAACGGCCACCCGGAGAAACGGCTGCCGAACAACCTGAACATCAGCTTCCTCTCCGTCGACGACAATGCGCTGATGATGAGCATGAAAGACGTCGCGGTGTCGACCGGGTCGGCTTGCAGCACAGCCGATCCGGAGCCGTCCCATGTGCTGAAGGCGCTCCGTCTTCCTGGGGAACGCCTCCACTCGGCGATCCGGTTCGGGCTCGGCCGCTTCACCACCAAAGAAGAAGTGGAGTACGTCGTCGCGCGGGTCGTGGAGCATGTGAACGAGTTGCGAAGGCGTTCCGGCGCCTACCGGACCGCGCGCCAGAATGTCGAATCGAACTGA
- a CDS encoding Rrf2 family transcriptional regulator yields the protein MFQLSKKVEYGLIAIRHIAAGSPGQIHTAKEIADAYQIPFELLAKVMQKLVRKGYITSYQGVHGGYILTRNPCELKVSAIINAIEERPTVTIIQCEADGPEDCIIHHTCTIKDPLVKLQNRINSVFENLTIMEMV from the coding sequence ATGTTTCAACTGTCGAAGAAAGTTGAATACGGTCTGATCGCGATCCGGCACATCGCGGCCGGTTCCCCGGGGCAGATCCACACCGCCAAAGAAATCGCGGATGCATACCAGATCCCGTTCGAATTGTTGGCGAAAGTGATGCAAAAGCTGGTTCGGAAGGGGTATATCACCTCCTACCAGGGGGTCCACGGCGGATATATTCTCACCCGGAATCCCTGCGAACTGAAGGTCTCGGCGATCATTAATGCGATCGAGGAGAGGCCCACGGTGACCATCATTCAGTGTGAAGCGGATGGTCCCGAAGATTGCATCATCCACCACACCTGCACCATCAAGGACCCCCTCGTGAAGCTTCAGAACAGGATCAACAGCGTGTTCGAGAATTTGACGATTATGGAGATGGTCTGA